GAACGGCGCGATTGTCGGTATGACCGGTTTTGGTGAATCTGCACCAGCCGATAAGCTGTTTGCTGAGTTTGGCTTTACGGTGGAAAATATCGTCAGTAAGGCAGAAGCATTGTTGAAACCGCACTGATTAAGCGGGCGGCGAAAACGCCGTCATCACGCTAAATGCCAATCATCGACACGGGCGGCGAGAACGCCGCCCTATTTAATGCGTAACCCATAATGTCGGCCACTCGTCGCTACCGTGCCAGTTATCGCAGGTTGTCTCTTCAGCATAATCCGCCAGCACAAAACGTTGGCCGTTAAATTGCCAGCGCGATGTATTGCCACAATCGCCCAGCCCACGTCCTTTGGAAAAAGTCATTAACTGGCCGCTGGCGGCGTCATATTCAGCGTTAATCAGCTCCATCTGCTTCTCGGTGCGATTCGGCGGGGTAAACGGCAGCTCAAGGCTGATGCCGCGCGCCACATACGGCAGCGTGCGCGTCACTTCAAACGCTAAATAGATAATGTTGTAGGCGCCCATTTCGCAGCTGACCAGCAGCAGCGCTTTATTATCGGTTAACGGTGCAACGCTAACCTCACGGCGCATCGGATCCAGTGAACACTCATCGGTATTTACCCGCCAGGTAGCAAAATCAATCAGCCCGTTACTCTCTTCCCGCGTCAGCGGCGCCGGTGCATGTTCTGCACGCTGAAGCTGCGGCGGCGACGGTTCCGGCGGCACATCGAAAGTCACGCGATCGCCGCGCCTGACCCAGGCGCTCATGCCATTGACCCTGCCCTGAATATCATCCATCAACAGCAGCGCCGCTTTCATTCCGTGCAGCGAGATCGTCGCCTGCGGGCGATAAGTCAGCTGTATTTCATCCGCATCCATAATCTGGGCGAGAAACTCATCAATGGAGATAGCATAAGACGTGGAGAGGTGGTGCGGCTCAACCGCCCAGTGTTTCAGATCCGGACGCAGACGCTGCTGATCGAGCAGCAGATTATCCTTAAGCGAACCGCCGCTCAGTTCGCCGGTATACTGATTACCATAATCAATCCGCAGCAGCGGACGATCGTTACTGCCCGCATGGCGGGAAACGCTCATCACCAGACTGTTTTCACCGGAGGTGCTGCGCGCCTCACAAAAGTTAAGGTTATTGCAGGTCACTTGCCAGTCGGAAAATGTCTTTTGCAATGGCTCTGCCCGCACGCTCGCGACGAACAGAAAAGGCAACAAAAGCAGCGGCTTTATCCAATATGGCATTAAATAATCAGGTCCCCGAAATAATCATGCGGTGATAATAACGCAACGGCAGACGATCAACATGTCTTAATCTGTGACTCAGACCATAAAGCGGTACTGAACGCGGCCAGGACAGGCTGAAAAGAGCGTGTTGATGAATTGTTATCATCCTGACGCGGCGGCAATGGCTCAATCGGATTTGTCGGACAATTAACCAGACGGCGAAAAGAAGTGATGCAGGCAGGGGAAAAAGCAGGCGACCGGTCGTCGCCGCCAGAGAATTACGCTTTCAGCCATCCGGCCAGCTGGGCGTGTTGCAGTAACATAATGGTCTTACCGTCGCGGATACGCCCCTCTTTAACCATCGCCAGCGCCGTCGGAAAACTTATTTCCAGCACATCGATAGCTTCATCTTCCACACCGCCACCGGCGTTTGCGCGCAGTGATTCGTCATACTCTGCGGCAAAAAAGTGAATCAGCTCGGTCACGCCGCCTGGCGACATATAGGCTTCATACAGTTTTTCCACCTTACCGATCGCATAGCCGGTCTCTTCAATCGCCTCTTTACGGATGCAATCTTCCGGCGAATCGTCGTCAAGCAGTCCGGCGCAGGCTTCAATCAGCATGCCATTTTCATTGCCATTGACATAAGTCGCGATACGAAACTGCGTTGTCAGCACCACACTATTTTTTTCGCGGTTATACAGCAGGATAGTCGCGCCATTACCACGATCATACACTTCACGCTTATGACGCAGCGCCGTGCCATCTTTGGCAATCAGATCGTAGGTAAAATTGCGCAAGACAAACCAGTTTTCTGACAGGATTTTATTCTTGATGATCTCGACTTTCGTTGACATAGCATCTCCATAGCAAAGTAACGGAGCCTGTCATCTTAAGACGGAAAGCGGGGGAAAACTATCTTAAAGCAGTAATACGGGCCAGCGAAAGCTGGCCCGGTAAGCAGATTTACTCAGGTTGTTCGGTCAGCGGACGATCCTGACCATCGGCCTTGTCATGCTGTGCGTGATACTCATGCTCGGTGGCAGCAATCGCATTGACGCGTTTACGCACGCCAAACCAGCCGAGAATCAGCGCCACCGCAATAAGCGGAATCGATGCAATGGTGTAAGTGCCGTTAGGATAGTCAAACGCCATCAGCACCAGTACGCTGGCAAGGAACAGCAGCGTCAGCCACGAGGTAAACGGCGCCCATGGCATCTTAAAGCTTACATCGTCAGCTTTGCCCTCTTTGATCGCCTTGCGCAGGCGCATCTGGCACACCACGATAAACGCCCAGGAGCTGATAATGCCCAGCGAAGCGATATTCAGTACAATCTCAAACACCTGCGACGGTACGTAGTAGTTAAGAATTACTCCGATAATATACACCGCGATGGTCGCCAGAATTCCGGCGTACGGCACCTGCTGTTTACTCATCTTCGACATAAACTGCGGCGCAGAACCGCCCATCGACATCGAACGCAAAATACGTCCGGTTGAGTAGAGGCCCGAGTTCAGACTGGAGAGCGCTGCACTCAGCACCACAATATTCATAATGCTGCCGATATATGGCATGCCAAGTTTGCTGAAGAAGGTCACAAACGGGCTCTGTCCGGCCTGATAGGCATTCCATGGCAGCAGCAGCACCAGCAGCACCACCGAGCCGACATAGAACAGGCCGATACGCCAGATTACGCTGTTAATCGCTTTTGGCAGCACAGTTTCCGGGTTTTTACACTCCCCCGCCGCGGTGCCAACCAGTTCGATCGAAGCAAAGGCAAACACCACTCCCTGTACCAGCACCAGCGCCGGCAACAGGCCATGCGGGAAGAATCCGCCATTGTCAGTAATCAGATGGAAACCGGTGGCGTTGCCATCAAGGACTTTGCCGCTACCGAGAAATACCGTACCGACCACCAGGAACACCACAATCGCCAGCACTTTCACCAGCGCAAACCAGAACTCCATCTCGGCAAACCACTTCACACCGATCATATTCATGGTGCCGACTATTGCCAGCGCCCCGAGCGCAAACACCCATTGCGGCACATCGCCAAACGCGCCCCAGTAATGCATATAGAGCGCCACCGCAGTGATATCGACAATACCGGTCATTGCCCAGTTGACGAAATACATCCAGCCAGCAACATAGGAGGCTTTTTCACCGAGGAATTCACGGGCATAAGAGACAAAGCTACCGCTTGAGGGGCGATGAAGCACCAGTTCACCCAGCGCACGCAAAATAAAGAATGAGAAGATACCGCAGACCAAGTAGACCACCGCCAGTGCCGGACCAGCAGCCTGTAAACGCCCCCCCGCACCAAGGAACAGACCGGTTCCTATAGCGCCACCGATGGCAATCATCTGAACCTGACGATTCCCCATCGCTTTTTGATAGCCAGTATCATGAGAATTCAACCAGCGTCTTTTTGCAGCGCGAGCATCAGCTGCACTTCTTTTCGTAGCTTTCATTATCAGTCCTGTTTCCTGTCCAATAATAGAGCGCCTGTACGCTCTACCCATCGCCACCAGCACAACCAATCGTTTGCGTTCCACCGCTGGCAAGGGGGGGAAGTGGCTATCATCCTGTTATTTATAATGTTGCGGATGATGCTAATTTTACGGCGATGAATCCTACCCGTTCTCCGTGAACGAAGCAAAATATCCGATTATGGAATTCGTTATGATTTGTAATTATGTGGGCTGACAGCAGGAAAAGTTGCGTTTCGCTTGACCGATAGCAAAAAAAACCGACCGTAAAATTCGGTCGGTTCAGTCGATGCCCGCAGGCAAACTAAGGCTACAGGGATGGAAGGTAAAAACAGGTTTAGCGATAAATCTCGGCGGTGCCGCTCCACAGGCTGGAATCGCCTGGATTATCGACGCCAACCACACGGTAATGGGTGGCGCCCATCTCTTTAGCTTTCTGCGAAAGCGTGCGGGTCGCGTCATCCAGTGTGCCGTTAACGCCTGAAATAGAGACACTACCCATGCTCTGCAAACCCTGACTCTGCTGACGATCGACCTCAGTCGCAGCCATGGCAGTAAAGGAGGTGGTAGCAAACAGGGCTACAGCAATAATCGCAGGTAATTTAATCTTCATCAGATGCTCCTCAGAACACATTATTCGTTAGTTGATTCGTTAATCACGAGATTGATTATTACCGTTACAATGAAAGCCAACGTGAAGCGCAGGTAAAAGCATTAAAGCTTTGTGAAGAGAAGCGGCAGGAATCCAGGGAAACGTCAGGATTAGTGGTCTTTTGTGTCAACAGTAACCTGATGTGATAAATATCTGCGGCAATGACACACTTCCCTGCCCGAATGGTCAGTTATCAGCAGCGCGATCCCTCCCAGCTTTAACACACTGGCAGCGTCATCCCCTTGTGACAGCATCAGCAATTCCGCCCATCTGCTTTATAGCACTTGCTAACTAATATAGCCGATGCTATATCTGTATATAAAAGCGCCGCCCGTTGCCGGATAACCCACCACACCATTTCGGCGCGAGGCAGTGACAAAATTAATAATCAGCAAATTGCATAAGTTGAAACTGAGTCTGAGGAAAGACCTGATGAATAAAACGTCTGGAAATACGCGGTCAATTTTTAATACGTTGCTGGCAACATCCGCACTTGTGCTGCTGCTGGCTTTTAGCAGCAGCAGTGTGCGGGCAGCAGACAAATTTAAGGTAGTGACCACTTTTACCGTGATTCAGGATATCGCGCAGAATATCGCCGGTGACGCGGCAGTGGTCGAATCCATCACCCGCGCAGGGGCGGAGATCCATGATTATCAGCCAACCCCGCGTGATGTGATGAAAGCCCAGTCGGCAGATCTGATTTTGTGGAACGGTCTCAATCTGGAGCGCTGGTTCAACCGCTTCTTTAGCAATCTGCATGATGTGCCTTCTGTGGTGGTGACCGAAGGTATCGAGCCGATGTCAGTCAATGCGGGTCCTTATGCCGGTAAGCCCAATCCTCATGCGTGGATGTCTCCGGCCAACGCGCTGGTATATATCGAAAACATTCGTCAGGCACTGGTTAAATACGATCCGAATAATGCGCAAACCTATAACCAGAATGCTAAAACCTATGCGGCAAAAATCGCTGCGCTGGATGAACCGCTCCGCGCCCGCCTCGACAAAATCCCTGCTCAGCAGCGCTGGCTGGTGACCAGTGAAGGGGCATTTAGCTACCTCGCGCGGGATTATCAGCTGAAAGAGGTGTGGTTGTGGCCAATCAATGCCGACGAACAGGGGTCGCCACAGCAGGTGAAGCGGGTGATTGATACCGTGCGTAAACAGCAGATCCCGGTGGTGTTCAGTGAAAGCACCATTTCAGACAAACCGGCGAAACAGGTGAGCAAAGAGACTGGCGCCCGCTATGGCGGCGTTCTGTATGTTGACTCGCTGTCGCAAGCCAACGGACCGGTACCAACCTATATCGACCTGCTGCAGGTGACGGTCGATACCATTGCCAGAGGGTTCGGACAATGACCACACAGGCGCATATTTCGCTGCAGAATATTACCGTCACTTATCGTAACGGCCATACCGCGCTGAGCGACGCCAGTTTCGAGCTGAATGCTGGCAGCCTGTGCGCCCTGATTGGTGTGAATGGCAGCGGTAAGTCGACGCTGTTTAAGAGTATTATGGGTCTGGTAAAACCCGCCAGCGGTAAGGTGACCATTAACCAGCAACCGGTGGCGAAAGCGCTGCGCAGTAACCTGATTGCCTATGTTCCGCAGACCGAAGAGGTGGACTGGAATTTTCCGGTACTGGTTAACGATGTGGTAATGATGGGCCGTTACGGCAAAATGTCGTTTCTGCGTATCCCTTCTGCAGAAGATAAACACCTGGTGGACCAGGCACTTGATCGCGTCGGCATGCTGCATCTGCGTAATCGTCAGATTGGTGAACTCTCCGGCGGCCAGCGCAAACGGGTATTTCTTGCCCGCGCGCTGGCGCAGCAGGGAAAGATCCTGCTGCTTGATGAGCCGTTTACCGGCGTTGATGTGCAAACGGAAAATGCCATCGTCGATATGCTGAAAGCGCTGCGCGATGAAGGGCATCTGCTGCTGGTGTCGACCCATAACCTCAGTTCAGTGCCGTCGTTTTGCGATCGGGTGGTGATGATTAACCGCACCGTCATTGCCGCCGGACCGACCGCCACCACCTTTACCCATGACAATCTGCAGCGCACCTTTGGCGGCGTGCTGAGTTATCTCAACCTGCCCGCCGCTACCGAATCCGCGCTGCGTCCGCAGGATGTGCCACTGTTTGGAGGCCCGCCGTCATGATGGCACTGCTGCTGGAACCGTTTAATTATAACTATATGGTCAAAGCGATTGGCGTCAGTGCGCTGGTCGGCGCCAGCTGCGCCTTTTTATCGGCGTATCTGATGCTGAAAGGCTGGTCACTGATGGGGGATGCGCTGTCGCACTCGGTGGTGCCCGGGGTGGCTGCCGCTTACGCTATCGGTCTGCCTTATGCGCTGGGCGCTTTTATTACCGGCATGCTGGCGGCGCTGGGGATGACGCTGGTGCGCCACCTGACGCGTTTACGTGAGGATGCGATTATCGGTTTTGTCTTTTCGACCTTTTTTGCCGCCGGGTTGTTAATCATTTCGCTAAATCCGACATCGATAAATATCCAGTCGATTATTTACGGCAATATTCTCGGCATCGCTGATGAAGATGTGATTCAGGTGGCGCTGATTAGCGGCGTATCGCTGCTGGTGATGCTGATAATCTGGAAAGATCTGCTGGCGGTGTTTTTTGATGAAGGCCATGCGATTTCGGTGGGCCTTTCGCCGCTGCGGTTGAAAATTATCTTCTTCACCCTGCTCAGTGCCTCCACGGTTGCCGCCCTGCAGACCGTCGGCGCTATCCTGGTGATTGCGATGGTGATCACTCCCGGCGCGACTGCGTGGTTGCTGACCGATCGCTTCCCGCGCCTGCTGTTGATTGCCGTGGTGCTGGGCGCAGTGACCAGCGCGGTCGGCGCCTGGCTTAGCTACTATCTTGATGGCGCGACCGGCGGGGTTATCGTCAGCCTGCAAACCGCCGTGTTTCTGCTGGCCTTTGTGTTTGCGCCGAAATATGGCCTGTTAGCTGGCCAGCGTAAAGCGCGTGGGAGCACAGTATGAGCAGTATCAGTGAACTGATTACCCTGCCCCTGAGCTTTCCGTTTATGCAGCGCGCGCTGCTGACGGCAATGGTCAGCGGCGCGGTCTGCGCCATCCTCTCCTGCTATCTGGTGTTAAAAGGCTGGTCGCTGATGGGCGATGCCATTTCGCATGCGGTGCTGCCCGGCGTGGTGCTGGCATATGTGGCTGGCGCGCCGCTGGTGGTGGGTGCTTTTGCTTCCGGGCTGTTCTGCGCCATTGCCACCGGCTATATCAAAGACAACTGCCGCATCAAAGAAGATACGGTAATGGGTATCGTCTTTTCCGGCATGTTTGCCATCGGGCTGGTGATATTTTCGCGTATTGAGAGCGATCAGCATCTTAGTCATATTCTGTTTGGTAACGTGCTGGGGATTACACCGGCAGAATTCTGGCAATGCGTGGTGATCAGCGCGGTGGTGATTGTGGTGATGCTGGTGAAGCGCAAAGATATGCTGCTGTACTGCTTTGACCCGGCACAGGCGCGCGTGATTGGTCTGCGGGTTAAATGGCTGCATTATGGCTTGCTGAGTATGCTGGCGCTGACGATTGTCGCCGCGCTACAGGCCATCGGGATTGTACTGGTGATCGCCATGCTGATTACGCCGGGGATCACCGCCTTTATGTTGTGCCGCCGTTTTAGCGCGATGTTAATCTGCGCGGTGCTGACCTCGGTGTTCTCCTCAATAAGCGGCACGCTGGCCAGCTTCTGGCTGGATGCGGCCACCGGTCCCTGTATTGTGCTGGTTCAGGCGGCGCTGTTTCTGCTGGCATGGCTGATCGCCAGTATCCGCACCCCGCGCTAATCCTTACGCTGATGGCGGTCGGGCGTTTCAGTTACGCCCTGCCGTCCTTTACGACGATCTTTTACATTTTCTCCTCAATTTCTCCACGATTCTTCAATCCACTGCGAGTAAAGTGATTTATTGCCGGAGAAGCCTGAATCTACAGATAAATTTAACCCGGTAGCATCATCCCCTTCACCAATAACGCGGTTACTGGTGCATTTTCTACTGTGAGTTTTGACTAAACACTGCTGAGGAGCTGTGATTCGATGGCGAATTTCTTTATTGATCGCCCGATTTTTGCCTGGGTTTTGGCGATAATCATATGTCTGACCGGCGTATTGTCGATTATGTCACTGCCGATTGAGCAATATCCCGATCTCGCGCCACCTAACGTACGTATTACCGCTAACTACCCTGGCGCCTCGGCTGAAACCCTGGAAAATACCGTTACGCAGGTTATCGAGCAGAGCATGACCGGCATCGATAACCTGATGTATATGTCCTCGCAGAGCAGCAACACCGGCCAGGCGACCATTACACTGACCTTTACCGCAGGCACCAATCCCGATGAAGCGCGTCAGCAGGTGCAAAACCAGCTGCAATCAGCTCTGCGCAAGTTGCCACAGGATGTGCAAAATCAGGGAGTAACGGTCAATAAAACCGGCGACACCAATATCCTGATGCTGGCTTTTGTCTCTACCGACGGCAGCATGGATAAACAGGATATCGCCGACTATGTGGCCAGTAATATTCAGGATCCGCTGAGTCGCGTCAGTGGCGTGGGCCAGGTGGATGCCTATGGTTCGCAATATGCGATGCGTATTTGGCTCGATCCAAACAAACTGATCAACTATGCGATGACCACTCAGGATGTGGTTGATGCGATTACTTCACAGAATAGCCAAATCGCCGTCGGCCAGGTTGGCGGCACCCCTTCGGTGGATAATCAGGCGCTGA
This is a stretch of genomic DNA from Winslowiella toletana. It encodes these proteins:
- a CDS encoding DUF1176 domain-containing protein, translated to MPYWIKPLLLLPFLFVASVRAEPLQKTFSDWQVTCNNLNFCEARSTSGENSLVMSVSRHAGSNDRPLLRIDYGNQYTGELSGGSLKDNLLLDQQRLRPDLKHWAVEPHHLSTSYAISIDEFLAQIMDADEIQLTYRPQATISLHGMKAALLLMDDIQGRVNGMSAWVRRGDRVTFDVPPEPSPPQLQRAEHAPAPLTREESNGLIDFATWRVNTDECSLDPMRREVSVAPLTDNKALLLVSCEMGAYNIIYLAFEVTRTLPYVARGISLELPFTPPNRTEKQMELINAEYDAASGQLMTFSKGRGLGDCGNTSRWQFNGQRFVLADYAEETTCDNWHGSDEWPTLWVTH
- the nudK gene encoding GDP-mannose pyrophosphatase NudK, translating into MSTKVEIIKNKILSENWFVLRNFTYDLIAKDGTALRHKREVYDRGNGATILLYNREKNSVVLTTQFRIATYVNGNENGMLIEACAGLLDDDSPEDCIRKEAIEETGYAIGKVEKLYEAYMSPGGVTELIHFFAAEYDESLRANAGGGVEDEAIDVLEISFPTALAMVKEGRIRDGKTIMLLQHAQLAGWLKA
- the ansP gene encoding L-asparagine permease, which translates into the protein MKATKRSAADARAAKRRWLNSHDTGYQKAMGNRQVQMIAIGGAIGTGLFLGAGGRLQAAGPALAVVYLVCGIFSFFILRALGELVLHRPSSGSFVSYAREFLGEKASYVAGWMYFVNWAMTGIVDITAVALYMHYWGAFGDVPQWVFALGALAIVGTMNMIGVKWFAEMEFWFALVKVLAIVVFLVVGTVFLGSGKVLDGNATGFHLITDNGGFFPHGLLPALVLVQGVVFAFASIELVGTAAGECKNPETVLPKAINSVIWRIGLFYVGSVVLLVLLLPWNAYQAGQSPFVTFFSKLGMPYIGSIMNIVVLSAALSSLNSGLYSTGRILRSMSMGGSAPQFMSKMSKQQVPYAGILATIAVYIIGVILNYYVPSQVFEIVLNIASLGIISSWAFIVVCQMRLRKAIKEGKADDVSFKMPWAPFTSWLTLLFLASVLVLMAFDYPNGTYTIASIPLIAVALILGWFGVRKRVNAIAATEHEYHAQHDKADGQDRPLTEQPE
- a CDS encoding DUF1471 domain-containing protein codes for the protein MKIKLPAIIAVALFATTSFTAMAATEVDRQQSQGLQSMGSVSISGVNGTLDDATRTLSQKAKEMGATHYRVVGVDNPGDSSLWSGTAEIYR
- a CDS encoding metal ABC transporter substrate-binding protein, with amino-acid sequence MNKTSGNTRSIFNTLLATSALVLLLAFSSSSVRAADKFKVVTTFTVIQDIAQNIAGDAAVVESITRAGAEIHDYQPTPRDVMKAQSADLILWNGLNLERWFNRFFSNLHDVPSVVVTEGIEPMSVNAGPYAGKPNPHAWMSPANALVYIENIRQALVKYDPNNAQTYNQNAKTYAAKIAALDEPLRARLDKIPAQQRWLVTSEGAFSYLARDYQLKEVWLWPINADEQGSPQQVKRVIDTVRKQQIPVVFSESTISDKPAKQVSKETGARYGGVLYVDSLSQANGPVPTYIDLLQVTVDTIARGFGQ
- a CDS encoding manganese/iron ABC transporter ATP-binding protein, with the protein product MTTQAHISLQNITVTYRNGHTALSDASFELNAGSLCALIGVNGSGKSTLFKSIMGLVKPASGKVTINQQPVAKALRSNLIAYVPQTEEVDWNFPVLVNDVVMMGRYGKMSFLRIPSAEDKHLVDQALDRVGMLHLRNRQIGELSGGQRKRVFLARALAQQGKILLLDEPFTGVDVQTENAIVDMLKALRDEGHLLLVSTHNLSSVPSFCDRVVMINRTVIAAGPTATTFTHDNLQRTFGGVLSYLNLPAATESALRPQDVPLFGGPPS
- a CDS encoding metal ABC transporter permease, whose translation is MMALLLEPFNYNYMVKAIGVSALVGASCAFLSAYLMLKGWSLMGDALSHSVVPGVAAAYAIGLPYALGAFITGMLAALGMTLVRHLTRLREDAIIGFVFSTFFAAGLLIISLNPTSINIQSIIYGNILGIADEDVIQVALISGVSLLVMLIIWKDLLAVFFDEGHAISVGLSPLRLKIIFFTLLSASTVAALQTVGAILVIAMVITPGATAWLLTDRFPRLLLIAVVLGAVTSAVGAWLSYYLDGATGGVIVSLQTAVFLLAFVFAPKYGLLAGQRKARGSTV
- a CDS encoding metal ABC transporter permease — protein: MSSISELITLPLSFPFMQRALLTAMVSGAVCAILSCYLVLKGWSLMGDAISHAVLPGVVLAYVAGAPLVVGAFASGLFCAIATGYIKDNCRIKEDTVMGIVFSGMFAIGLVIFSRIESDQHLSHILFGNVLGITPAEFWQCVVISAVVIVVMLVKRKDMLLYCFDPAQARVIGLRVKWLHYGLLSMLALTIVAALQAIGIVLVIAMLITPGITAFMLCRRFSAMLICAVLTSVFSSISGTLASFWLDAATGPCIVLVQAALFLLAWLIASIRTPR